In Pseudomonas sp. ADAK2, the genomic window TCTTCCAACGTATTCATCAACAACGTGGCGGCTTCGCGCAAGGGCGACAAACTGACTTGTGGGTCGAAGATATCGAGTGGCTCGAATAACGTGTTCATTGGTGGCGGGACAGAGCGCTATCTCGACGTAGACGAAGAGATACCGGGCTGGCTTCGCGTCACTGTCGATGTGCTGATGATCGTCGCGTCGATGGGCCGTGCGATAGGTCCGATTTTGAAGCTTGGGCTGGCACAGGGACTAAAAGCAGCCGGTCCTTGCGCATTGAAGTTTGGGGCAACCGTTGCAGGCAGCTATCTGGCCGGTCGATTTGTAATCGGGCCAGCGGTCGAGCGCGCAATCGGCGGTTTAAGCGGAAACCCAGTGGATCTTACAACCGGGCGCAAACTGTTGCTCGAATCGGGAGAAACCGACTTTGCGCTCCCGGGGCTCATGCCCATTGAATGGTCACGTTTCTATGCCAGCGACCTGACCGTCGACAGCGTGCTCGGTAGGGGTTGGGTCTTGCCTTGGGAACAAAGCCTGCGCAGAAGTGGCAGCTTCGTCTACCTCACCGATAACCAGGGGCGCAGTGTGCCCTTTGTTGATGTCGAGCCAGGCGATCGCATCTACAACCCCTATGAACAACTGCATCTGGTTCGCACCGAGGGCGGTCACTACCTGCTGCAAACCCTCGACAACATCTTCTTCTACTTCGGCGAAGTACCGGACGACAACGTCCCCGTACCGCTGCAACGCATCGAAAACGCCCTCGGCCATTTCCTGCATTTCACCCGCACGGTCGACGGCACGCTGACCGACATCAGCGCCACCGGCGGCGTACGTGTTCACCTGCACTACGACAACCCGTTGGGTCGCCTGACCGATGTCAAACGCATCGTCGATAACCTGGCCGTCGAAACCCTGGTGCAATATCGCTACGACGACAATGGCCAGCTCATCGAGGTGATCAATCGCAATAACGATTCGGTCCGCCGCTTCAGCTACGCCGACGGCGTCATGGCCAGCCACAGCAATGCCCTGGGTCTGAGCTGCCATTACCGCTGGCAAACCATTGATGACCAACCCCGTGTGGTGGAGCACTGGACCAGCGACGGCGAACACTATCACTTGCGCTACGACTTCAAGCAGCGCACTTCCTGGGCCACTGACGCGCTGGGACGTGAGCTGGAAATTCACTACAACGAAGATCGTCGCGTCATCGCCAGTCGTGATGTCGGCGGTGAACGCTACGGCATCGACCTTGATGAGGCTGGCAACATGACCGGCCTGACGCTGCCCGACGGCAATCAGCTGGCGTTCAAGTACGATGACTTTTCCCGTTTGATCGAAGAAACCGACCCGCTGGGCCGCAAGATCAAATACAAGTACCACCTCAGCACCACGCTGGTCACCGAGACCACCTTCCTCGACGGCAGCACCTGGAAAGCCCGCTACGACGCCAAGGGCAACCTCATCGCTGAAGTCGACGCGCTGGGCAACAAAACCGAATACCTCAACAGCGACGACGGTCTGCCGCACACCATCATCGACGCCACGCACAAGTCAAAATACCTGTGGTGGAACACCCTGGCCCAGGTCGAACGTTTCCAGGATTGCTCGGGTAAAAACACCCACTACCGTTTCGACGAACGCCATCACCTGATCGCCGTCACCGATGCCCTGAACCAGACTACCACCCTGGAACGCAAACCCGACGGCGAAGTGCTGCGCATCCAGCACCCGGACGGCAGCGCCGAGTCGTTTACCTACAACGCCCTCGGCCAGGTGCTGACGCACACCGACGGCAAAGGCCAGACCACGCGCCTGCTGCGCACCGCTCGCGGCCTGCCGAGCAGCCGCCAGGACGCCAAAGGCCAGCGCATCCGCTACGAATACGACCAGGCCATCCGCCTGACCGCGCTGGTCAACGAGAACAACGCGGCTTACCAGTTTGCCTACGACGCGTCCGATCGCCTGATCGAAGAAAAACGCATCGACAACTTGACCCGCCGGTTCAGCTACAACCTGGGCGGGCACCTGACGCGGGTTGACGAAATCGGCTACGGCGAGCGCGCCGAGCGCCCACAGCGCACCTCGGAATTTGAGCGCGACCCCATCGGCCGACTGTTGGCCAAGCTCAACGCCGATGCCCGTCATGCTTACACCTACGACGACGCAGACCGCTTGCTCACCATCGAGCGCCTGCCCACCGCCCACGGCAAAAAACTCGGCGTCAGTGAAGAGACACTCGATTTCTCCTACGACCTGCTGGGACGCCTGATCAAAGAGACCACGCCGCAAGGCGCTCTGTCCTACGACTACGATCCGCTGAGCAACCTGACCACACTGACCCTGCCCACCGGCCAGCACCTGAACCACCTGTATTACGGCAGCGGCCACCTGCACCAACTCAACCTCGACGGCCAACTGATCAGCGACATGGAACGCGACGACCTGCACCGCGAAGTCCTGCGCACCCAGGGCCAGCTCACCAGTTGCTTCGGCTACGACGCCATGGGCCGCAAGGCCTGGCAGTTCGCCTCGCGCCTGCCGGCGGAAAAACTCTCGCAACTGCACAACCCCGGCATCCAGCCCGACCTGCTGGTGGAGCACGCCTACAACCCGATCCACCGCCGTCATCAATACGACCCCGCCGGCGAACTCACCCGCACCCTCGACAAATTGCGCGGCGAGATCAAGTACGAGTACGAAGCCAACGGCCAACTGCACAGCCGTGACACGGGCAGGCTGGTGGACAGTGAAGAGTTCCGCTACGACGCGGCGGCGAACCGGCTGAACTTCAACACCAGTCAGTTCGATCACGTCAAAGACAACCGGCTCAAGCAGTGGCGGGATCAGGAGTACACCTACGATGCGTGGGGCAACCTGATTGAAAAGCGTAGCGGCATGAACGGGCTGCAGACGTTCAGTTACGACGGTGAGAATCGGCTGGTTAAGGCCGAGACGTTGGTGGGCGGCAAGCTGGAAAGTACCGGGGCCTATCGTTACGACAGCCTGGGACGACGGGTGGCCAAGGTGTCAGCGGTCAACGGCGTCACCGAACAGAAGAATTTTCTGTGGCAAGGCTTGCGCCTGTTGCGCGAGGAAACGCCGGGGCAGAGCAGCCTGTACATTTACGAGCCGGGTAGTTATGCGCCGTTGGCGCGGGTGGATCAGGAAGAGGGTGGGGAGCAGACGCTTTATTACTTCCATACCGACCAGATTGGTACGCCGCTTGAGATGACTGACCGGGAAGGGCAGATTGTTTGGCAGGCAACGTATAAGGCGTGGGGCTCCATCGAAACGCTGACGGTGAACAAGGTTGAGCAAAACCTGAGGTTTCAGGGGCAGTATTTCGATGATGAGACGGGACTACACTACAACACGTTTCGGTATTACGATCCGGAGGTGGGGCGGTTTGTTACGCAGGATCCGATTGGGCTGGATGGTGGATTCAACCTTTATCGATACGTTACGAGTCCTACTGGTTGGATCGATCCTCTCGGATGGACTGGAATAGATGGAAGCGGCAGGCCGCTATCGAGCAGTCAGTATAGTGTGTGGACCAGTGTGGAAATGCCATCAGAAATTCATGCGTCTGACCGGCCGGTACACTTCCGGTATGCAAACGAAGAGTTATACAATCGGACGTTAAAATATCCAGAGCTGAAATCCTCTCTTCCACCTGAAGTGGTGACGCATATTCAGCCTGGGCCTAGAGGAGGATTTAAGCAAACCAGTCCGCCAAATCATTCTTGGCACCATAATGCTCAGACTCCTAAGGATATCGAGTTGATACCTAGGGCTCAGCATCAGGCGGCCGGACCGGTACAGCAAAGCCTCCATCCTAATCAGCAGGGTGGCTTCAAAAAATTGCAAAACTCTGCGTGTTGAGGTGAGTATGAAAACCTATAGTATTAGAGAAGTTTTAGAGAATATCGGGCAGATGCCGGAGACATGGTTTTATTTGCCAGCTACGACATGGACGTTGGATACGAAAGGAGCATTTTCTTTAGATAGTTGGGATTT contains:
- a CDS encoding RHS repeat-associated core domain-containing protein, which encodes MFEAARWGDEIEHTSALGGFLAGAVIGLAIATAAAFMICTAGLGGILLGVAIGLGASFLPMIGESMGSARSSPAGGIKLEGCSTDVFINSRNAAHATLSQGTCDKHPAPVIVAEGSSNVFINNVAASRKGDKLTCGSKISSGSNNVFIGGGTERYLDVDEEIPGWLRVTVDVLMIVASMGRAIGPILKLGLAQGLKAAGPCALKFGATVAGSYLAGRFVIGPAVERAIGGLSGNPVDLTTGRKLLLESGETDFALPGLMPIEWSRFYASDLTVDSVLGRGWVLPWEQSLRRSGSFVYLTDNQGRSVPFVDVEPGDRIYNPYEQLHLVRTEGGHYLLQTLDNIFFYFGEVPDDNVPVPLQRIENALGHFLHFTRTVDGTLTDISATGGVRVHLHYDNPLGRLTDVKRIVDNLAVETLVQYRYDDNGQLIEVINRNNDSVRRFSYADGVMASHSNALGLSCHYRWQTIDDQPRVVEHWTSDGEHYHLRYDFKQRTSWATDALGRELEIHYNEDRRVIASRDVGGERYGIDLDEAGNMTGLTLPDGNQLAFKYDDFSRLIEETDPLGRKIKYKYHLSTTLVTETTFLDGSTWKARYDAKGNLIAEVDALGNKTEYLNSDDGLPHTIIDATHKSKYLWWNTLAQVERFQDCSGKNTHYRFDERHHLIAVTDALNQTTTLERKPDGEVLRIQHPDGSAESFTYNALGQVLTHTDGKGQTTRLLRTARGLPSSRQDAKGQRIRYEYDQAIRLTALVNENNAAYQFAYDASDRLIEEKRIDNLTRRFSYNLGGHLTRVDEIGYGERAERPQRTSEFERDPIGRLLAKLNADARHAYTYDDADRLLTIERLPTAHGKKLGVSEETLDFSYDLLGRLIKETTPQGALSYDYDPLSNLTTLTLPTGQHLNHLYYGSGHLHQLNLDGQLISDMERDDLHREVLRTQGQLTSCFGYDAMGRKAWQFASRLPAEKLSQLHNPGIQPDLLVEHAYNPIHRRHQYDPAGELTRTLDKLRGEIKYEYEANGQLHSRDTGRLVDSEEFRYDAAANRLNFNTSQFDHVKDNRLKQWRDQEYTYDAWGNLIEKRSGMNGLQTFSYDGENRLVKAETLVGGKLESTGAYRYDSLGRRVAKVSAVNGVTEQKNFLWQGLRLLREETPGQSSLYIYEPGSYAPLARVDQEEGGEQTLYYFHTDQIGTPLEMTDREGQIVWQATYKAWGSIETLTVNKVEQNLRFQGQYFDDETGLHYNTFRYYDPEVGRFVTQDPIGLDGGFNLYRYVTSPTGWIDPLGWTGIDGSGRPLSSSQYSVWTSVEMPSEIHASDRPVHFRYANEELYNRTLKYPELKSSLPPEVVTHIQPGPRGGFKQTSPPNHSWHHNAQTPKDIELIPRAQHQAAGPVQQSLHPNQQGGFKKLQNSAC